A portion of the Juglans microcarpa x Juglans regia isolate MS1-56 chromosome 1D, Jm3101_v1.0, whole genome shotgun sequence genome contains these proteins:
- the LOC121259751 gene encoding DEAD-box ATP-dependent RNA helicase 15-like, whose protein sequence is MGEAKDNDYEEELVDFEDDDPKAPDSASARPAADSVKKGYVGIHSSGFRDFLLKPELLRAIVDSGFEHPSEVQHECIPQAILGMDVICQAKSGMGKTAVFVLSTLQQIEPVAGQVAALVLCHTRELAYQICHEFERFSTYLPDIRVAVFYGGVNIKSHKDMLKNECPHVVVGTPGRILALGRDKDLGLKNVRHFVLDECDKMLESLDMRRDVQEIFKMTPHDKQVMMFSATLSKEIRPVCKKFMQEPMEIYVDDETKLTLHGLVQHYILLKEAEKNRKLNDLLDALDFNQVVIFVKSVHRAAELNKLLEECNFPSICIHSGMAQEERLKRYKNFKEGQSRILAATDLVGRGIDIERVNIVINYDMPDSADTYLHRVGRAGRFGTKGLAITFVSSAADSDVLNQVQSRFEVDIKELPEQIDTSTYMPS, encoded by the exons ATGGGTGAAGCCAAGGACAACGACTACGAAGAAGAGCTCGTCGACTTCGAAGATGATGACCCTAAGGCCCCCGACTCCGCCTCAGCTAGACCCGCAGCTGATTCCGTCAAGAa GGGCTATGTTGGGATTCACAGTTCGGGATTTAGAGACTTCCTGTTGAAACCAGAGCTTCTTCGAGCCATTGTGGATTCAGGATTTGAACATCCATCAGAAG TGCAACATGAGTGCATCCCTCAAGCTATCCTAGGAATGGATGTCATCTGTCAAGCAAAATCCGGTATGGGGAAAACTGCTGTCTTTGTTCTATCAACTCTTCAGCAGATTGAACCTGTTGCTGGTCAAGTGGCGGCTCTTGTTCTTTGCCACACAAGAGAACTAGCTTACCAG ATTTGTCATGAATTTGAGAGGTTCAGTACATATTTACCTGACATCAGGGTTGCTGTCTTCTACGGTGGTGTCAATATCAAGAGTCACAAGGATATGCTAAAAAATGAATGTCCTCATGTTGTTGTTGGAACACCCGGACGAATATTGGCTCTAGGAAGGGATAAAGATCTTGGATTAAAGAATGTGAGGCATTTTGTTCTTGATGAGTGTGATAAAATGCTAGAATCACTTG aCATGAGGAGAGATGTGCAGGAAATCTTCAAGATGACTCCTCATGACAAGCAAGTGATGATGTTTTCAGCAACTCTAAGTAAAGAGATCCGTCCTGTTTGCAAAAAATTTATGCAAGAG CCAATGgaaatttatgttgatgatgagACAAAATTGACTCTTCATGGTCTTGTACAG CACTACATTTTATTGAAAGAGGCAGAGAAAAACCGCAAATTGAATGATCTTCTTGATGCATTGGACTTCAATCAAgttgttatttttgttaaaagtgtTCACAGAGCAGCTGAGCTGAACAAGTTACTTGAGGAGTGTAACTTCCCCTCTATTTGCATCCATTCAGGAATGGCTCAGGAGGAAAG GTTGAAACGTTACAAGAATTTCAAGGAGGGGCAATCAAGAATTCTTGCGGCAACAGACTTAGTAGGAAGGGGGATTGATATAGAGCGTGTTAACATTGTTATCAACTATGATATGCCAGATTCTGCTGATACATACCTGCACAGG GTGGGCAGGGCTGGCAGGTTTGGTACCAAGGGGCTTGCAATCACGTTTGTCTCATCTGCAGCTGACTCAGATGTTCTTAATCAG GTTCAGTCGAGGTTTGAGGTGGACATAAAGGAGCTTCCCGAGCAAATTGATACTTCAACTTACA TGCCATCATGA